Proteins encoded in a region of the Pseudothermotoga elfii DSM 9442 = NBRC 107921 genome:
- a CDS encoding ABC transporter ATP-binding protein: MNKSFSARKALDSVSFHVCANSVAILGLNAAGKSTLLRIFATILKPDGGTISINGLDILRDYRKLRQIMAFVPETSFLIEELSAVENIRHFSTLRKVRVDPSEIIQKFSISPAKKPARTLSKGMKQRLMIAIALIGKPELLILDEPTTGLDREAKMALIEILSGMRNQGTSIILSTHSEKEVREIADSVVVLEKGKVLLYGSTDQVLKDLT, translated from the coding sequence GTGAATAAATCTTTTTCAGCGAGAAAAGCGCTTGACAGTGTTTCATTTCATGTTTGTGCAAATAGTGTGGCTATTCTGGGGTTGAATGCCGCAGGAAAATCTACCTTGTTAAGAATATTTGCAACAATTCTAAAACCGGATGGAGGAACAATAAGCATAAACGGGCTGGATATCTTAAGAGATTATCGAAAATTACGCCAGATTATGGCATTTGTTCCAGAAACCTCATTTTTGATAGAAGAGCTGAGTGCGGTAGAAAATATAAGGCATTTTTCAACTCTCAGGAAAGTCAGAGTTGACCCATCGGAGATAATTCAGAAATTTTCTATATCCCCTGCAAAAAAACCAGCAAGAACTCTCTCCAAGGGTATGAAACAAAGACTTATGATAGCAATCGCACTCATAGGAAAACCAGAATTATTGATACTGGATGAACCGACAACAGGTCTTGATAGAGAAGCAAAAATGGCTCTTATTGAGATACTCAGCGGGATGAGAAATCAGGGGACTTCAATCATCTTGAGCACTCACAGCGAAAAAGAAGTAAGGGAAATAGCCGATTCTGTTGTTGTGCTGGAAAAAGGCAAAGTGCTGCTTTATGGCAGCACGGATCAGGTACTAAAAGATCTTACATAA
- the dnaN gene encoding DNA polymerase III subunit beta gives MVRLKTNVGEFTSKISIVSKTIPSKTIKPIMACILFDISHDGTFLHATDLETGVKARMESEADGEGKFAVDAKTVYEIVRTLPNEEEVLLEFSSNLMTLECGRSKFRLPTMDPGDFPEISLTTEGNTLMLDAKTINDMIERVTFCAAKDEFMRNLNGVFWEIGNGFLRLVASDGFRLALSEERLNAQSESSFLISLKSMKELQSIVESCLDSEITIRYDGKRLSLNTKDIETVMRVVEIDFPDYRKVLPKAFKSKVVLPRDEISEALKRTMVIAKRGSESVRLEISEDTLILSSRSPDYGEVNEEIPIKKEGEDITIAFNPLFLLEAMRHVHTEEVELNFVDSTSPLQINPLNVEGYLYIIMPIRIV, from the coding sequence ATGGTTAGGTTAAAAACAAATGTTGGGGAATTCACCAGTAAGATCTCGATCGTCTCAAAAACAATTCCTTCCAAAACTATCAAACCCATTATGGCCTGTATTCTGTTTGATATATCTCATGATGGAACTTTTCTGCATGCTACAGATCTGGAGACTGGCGTTAAAGCACGTATGGAATCTGAAGCAGATGGGGAAGGAAAGTTTGCGGTAGATGCAAAGACTGTTTATGAGATAGTCAGAACTTTGCCAAACGAAGAAGAGGTCCTCTTAGAATTCTCATCTAATCTGATGACTTTAGAGTGCGGACGGAGCAAGTTCCGCCTGCCGACAATGGACCCAGGAGATTTTCCAGAAATTTCACTCACCACCGAAGGCAATACTCTAATGCTGGATGCAAAAACAATAAACGACATGATTGAGAGAGTTACTTTCTGTGCTGCTAAGGATGAATTTATGAGAAATCTAAATGGGGTCTTCTGGGAAATTGGCAATGGCTTTCTCAGGCTGGTGGCTTCTGATGGCTTCAGGCTTGCACTAAGTGAAGAAAGATTAAATGCGCAATCAGAATCGAGTTTTCTGATATCCCTGAAGAGTATGAAAGAACTGCAGAGTATTGTTGAAAGCTGCCTCGATTCAGAAATCACTATAAGATACGATGGAAAACGCTTGTCGCTGAACACCAAGGATATAGAAACCGTTATGAGAGTGGTAGAAATAGATTTTCCAGACTACAGAAAAGTTCTACCAAAGGCATTTAAGAGCAAAGTTGTTCTGCCAAGAGATGAAATATCTGAGGCTCTGAAAAGAACAATGGTCATTGCAAAACGAGGAAGCGAATCAGTTCGACTTGAAATATCTGAAGACACATTGATCTTAAGCAGTCGAAGCCCCGATTATGGTGAGGTAAATGAGGAAATTCCCATAAAAAAAGAAGGAGAAGATATAACAATTGCCTTCAACCCTCTTTTCTTGCTTGAAGCTATGAGACATGTCCACACAGAAGAAGTCGAACTTAACTTTGTCGACAGCACAAGCCCATTGCAGATCAATCCGCTAAATGTTGAAGGATATTTGTATATCATAATGCCGATAAGAATTGTTTGA